A genomic window from Thunnus maccoyii chromosome 2, fThuMac1.1, whole genome shotgun sequence includes:
- the si:ch211-145b13.6 gene encoding erythroblast NAD(P)(+)--arginine ADP-ribosyltransferase isoform X1, which yields MKSCFKMCYRRKMLLATVIFTALCYKLYFKFHTQLKVTAAKQLDMAPEAVDTLYDGCDKQALKIVIDSVLKEELNRSEVFQKAWNTKCSEIIPRGVKEHTAALLTHAYGDKDFRKTFNNAVATLGGNVSTYENSFHFKSLHFLLMDAMKLMKPLNGEKCKRLFHISNTKYEAQKGSKVRFGRFTLLHSDPDPNSEGELSEDDTFFNITTCFYVSLGGFCKQKGDEVLISPAEEFTVEDVVQNNNDDNPYTEIRLKHSKLASSHDCYIFSRSPADVSTQWLMLVLLGFSLFFFNC from the exons ATGAAGAGTTGTTTCAAAATGTGTTACAGAAGAAAAATGCTCCTTGCCACTGTGATTTTCACAGCTCTCTGCTACAAA CTGTATTTTAAATTCCACACTCAATTAAAGGTGACTGCAGCAAAACAGCTGGACATGGCCCCAGAAGCAGTAGACACCCTGTACGATGGATGCGACAAACAGGCCCTGAAGATAGTTATCGACTCAGTGTTAAAAGAAGAGCTCAACCGCAGTGAAGTATTCCAGAAAGCGTGGAACACCAAGTGTTCAGAAATTATCCCCAGAGGAGTAAAGGAACACACTGCTGCACTTTTAACGCATGCATATGGGGACAAAGATTTCAGAAAGACCTTTAACAATGCAGTGGCGACACTGGGAGGAAATGTTAGCACCTATGAAAACAGCTTCCATTTCAAGTCTCTTCACTTCCTGCTCATGGACGCCATGAAGCTCATGAAGCCGCTGAATGGGGAGAAGTGTAAAAGATTGTTTCATATCTCAAACACTAAATACGAAGCACAAAAAGGCTCAAAGGTGAGATTTGGAAGATTCACCTTACTTCACTCAGACCCAGACCCAAACTCAGAGGGGGAGCTATCAGAGGACGACACCTTTTTCAATATCACCACTTGCTTCTATGTCAGCCTGGGAGGCTTTTGCAAGCAGAAAGGGGACGAGGTTCTCATATCTCCAGCTGAAGAGTTCACAGTGGAAGATGTagtacaaaataataatgatgataatccATACACTGAGATCCGTTTGAAACACTCAAAACTGGCCAGCTCACACGATTGCTACATTTTCTCTCG GTCACCAGCTGATGTCTCCACCCAGTGGCTCATGTTGGTGCTTTTaggtttctctctttttttctttaactgctGA
- the si:ch211-145b13.6 gene encoding erythroblast NAD(P)(+)--arginine ADP-ribosyltransferase isoform X2 → MKSCFKMCYRRKMLLATVIFTALCYKVTAAKQLDMAPEAVDTLYDGCDKQALKIVIDSVLKEELNRSEVFQKAWNTKCSEIIPRGVKEHTAALLTHAYGDKDFRKTFNNAVATLGGNVSTYENSFHFKSLHFLLMDAMKLMKPLNGEKCKRLFHISNTKYEAQKGSKVRFGRFTLLHSDPDPNSEGELSEDDTFFNITTCFYVSLGGFCKQKGDEVLISPAEEFTVEDVVQNNNDDNPYTEIRLKHSKLASSHDCYIFSRSPADVSTQWLMLVLLGFSLFFFNC, encoded by the exons ATGAAGAGTTGTTTCAAAATGTGTTACAGAAGAAAAATGCTCCTTGCCACTGTGATTTTCACAGCTCTCTGCTACAAA GTGACTGCAGCAAAACAGCTGGACATGGCCCCAGAAGCAGTAGACACCCTGTACGATGGATGCGACAAACAGGCCCTGAAGATAGTTATCGACTCAGTGTTAAAAGAAGAGCTCAACCGCAGTGAAGTATTCCAGAAAGCGTGGAACACCAAGTGTTCAGAAATTATCCCCAGAGGAGTAAAGGAACACACTGCTGCACTTTTAACGCATGCATATGGGGACAAAGATTTCAGAAAGACCTTTAACAATGCAGTGGCGACACTGGGAGGAAATGTTAGCACCTATGAAAACAGCTTCCATTTCAAGTCTCTTCACTTCCTGCTCATGGACGCCATGAAGCTCATGAAGCCGCTGAATGGGGAGAAGTGTAAAAGATTGTTTCATATCTCAAACACTAAATACGAAGCACAAAAAGGCTCAAAGGTGAGATTTGGAAGATTCACCTTACTTCACTCAGACCCAGACCCAAACTCAGAGGGGGAGCTATCAGAGGACGACACCTTTTTCAATATCACCACTTGCTTCTATGTCAGCCTGGGAGGCTTTTGCAAGCAGAAAGGGGACGAGGTTCTCATATCTCCAGCTGAAGAGTTCACAGTGGAAGATGTagtacaaaataataatgatgataatccATACACTGAGATCCGTTTGAAACACTCAAAACTGGCCAGCTCACACGATTGCTACATTTTCTCTCG GTCACCAGCTGATGTCTCCACCCAGTGGCTCATGTTGGTGCTTTTaggtttctctctttttttctttaactgctGA